The genomic window TTGGCTCCTGAGAAGGTAAGGATGAGGTATGCCTCCTGACCTTGAGGGGTCTTCAGTTGTGTGGACATGGACAAGTATGCACATTATTAGGTTCATGTGACTCTTCCTAATATTGCTACGGGAGCAAGGACACTTGGTGACTCGGAAGAACAGACACAAACACTAACAAGAGAGTGATACATTTATCCGGACCACAAATAGTTGAAGATCTGCTCAGTACATATGTGTGAGCCTCCCTAggttttatgtcatttttttgtCTCCAGTCTCCTGTTATTTGACATGTGTGTTTTGTGCCAAGCTCTTCTTCCCATGCCACAGGAACAGGACAGATATTCTGTCCTCTCTTGGGCAAATGTCCCACAAGAAGAGTGAGGCCAGCTTCCCAGGCAGTACAGGCTGTTCTTGTGTGCACACAGCCTCAGGACAGGGGTCTGCCAACCTTAACAAGTTTCTTTGTATGTATGTTATTTCTGAAGTCATGAAAGATAGTTGAAAGGGAGCCCAAAgatcccaactctgcctttcacccTGTGAAATGCAAGActcccttttttaaaacttttatttaataaatataaatttccaaagtacaataaaaatcatctattatttttcactttatgtttctgtgtgggagcaaactgttgaaatccttacttaacgtatactaagctgatcttctgtatattaagataatcgaaaatgaatcttgctttCCGTCTGCCGGCAGCCATCAGGTAAGCCAGGATGGGCGCGTACAAGTACATCCAGGAGCTATGGAGAAAGAAGCAGTCGGACGTGATGCGCTTTCTCCTGCGGGTCCGCTGCTGGCAGTACCGCCAGCTCTCGGCGCTGCACAGGGCGCCGCGCCCCACGCGGCCCGACAAGGCGCGCAGGCTGGGCTACAAGGCCAAACAAGGTTATGTCATCTATAGGATTCGTGTGCGCCGTGGTGGCCGCAAGCGCCCGGTTCCCAAGGGTGCGACCTATGGCAAGCCTGTCCATCATGGCGTTAACCAGCTCAAGTTTGCACGAAGCCTTCAGTCTGTTGCTGAGGAACGAGCTGGGCGCCACTGTGGAGCTCTGAGAGTCCTGAATTCTTACTGGGTTGGTGAAGATTCCACGTACAAATTCTTTGAGGTTATCCTCATTGATCCATTCCataaagccatcagaagaaatcCTGACACCCAGTGGATCACCAAGCCGGTCCACAAGCACAGGGAAATACGTGGGCTGACATCTGCAGGCCGCAAGAGTCGTGGCCTTGGAAAGGGTCACAAGTTCCACCACACTATTGGTGGTTCTCGCCGTGCAGCCTGGAGAAGGCGCAATACCCTCCAGCTGCACCGTTACCGCTAACTCAAGTAATGTTTGTAAAATTCATACCTAATAAACCATTTAggacagtcaaaaaaaaaaatgaatcttgatgtgaatggaaggggagagggagtgggaaaggggagggttgtgggtgggagggacggtatgggggggggaagccattgtaatccataagtcgtactttggaaatttatattcattaaataaaagttaaaaaaaataacaaaaaaaataaaaatattccttcaactaaaacaaaacaaaacaaaacaaaacaaaatactttgGAATTATAGCAGCTacccccccataatctcccttccacctgcaaccatcccatctcccactccctctcccatcccattcttcatcaagattcattttcaattatctttgtatacataagatcaacttagtatatactaagtgaagatttcaacagactgcacccacaaagacccacaaagtatagagtactgtttgggtagtagttttaccgttaattcacatagtacaacacattaaggacagagatccttcatggggagtaagtgcacagtgactcctgttgttgatttaataattgacactcttatttataatgtcagttgtcacccaaggctcttgtcatgagctgccaaggctatggaaaccttgtTTGTTCCTTTCAAAGTCCCTTATCTATCTTAGTGCATACCCTTTAGCATGAGGGCTCAACAAAGAAAGATGCTAGGTTTGGAGGAGTGAAATGAGCATAGGACTAGTCTTTACCTTAAACATAGGATATGATATTGGGCAACTCATTTTCCAGTCTGGAGCTCAGCTTTTCatctgctatggtttgagtgtTTATGTCCCCTCCATAATTCATGTTGAAACTTTATCTCCATTACAATAGTATAAAGAGGTGAGGGTTTTAGGAGGTGATAAGGCTGTGAGGGCTCTGACTTTATGAATGGGATTACAGACCTTACAAAAGGGCTGGAGGGAACTAGACAGACCCTTCTCTCCATTGATCCCTTCTGCCAATGTAGCATGGTCCCCTATGGAGGAGCAGTGACAAGGTGCCATTTAAGAAGCAGGTAGGACCTTCACAAAGTACTGATTATGTATGTGTCTTCATCTgggacttctgacctccagaactctgagaatTAAATTTATGTTCTTTTAGAAATTACCTACtctattttattatagcagcacAAAAGGCTAGGATTCTACCTATAAAATGAAAGTGTTGGATTTAAGAATCGCAGTGATTGTTACTAAGCCATAATTCAAAATGCTCACACTCATACCACTACCTTTCTAGGGCGGAAGTTACTGGGTTTTGAATCATGCAACTTTGCAACCATGGTTATAATTAAAAGCTGAATGTGAGGGAGCCTTGTGGCTTCTGCAGTGGCCTAGCCTGAGGTCTGTGCCTTGAGAAGGGGAGCCACACTGAGGAATGGCACCCATCAAACTCTTCTGTCAGGAATTTGAAGATACAAAGTGAGGTACAGGGTGTGGAGACATGAGACAGACACAGGGAAGCTGATGCAGAGTTAGGAAGCAAcaggagtgagggagtgagggagtgggCAGCTGCCAGGAGAATTAAAGATTCAGACAGAAGTGCAGGGCATGAGGGGCGCTGTTGGATCATTAGAATGCTTGTGGTACCCTGAGTGACTGGGGCTGAGATGGTCCCCCCGATCCGTATTTCCCATGTGACAGTTTAGATGCCTACATGAACTCTTTGCAATGCATTTAACAAACACTTACATAGTGCCGGGCATTGTTCTAAGCATTTTATAATCCTTACAATATAGGCACCATCATTAACCACATGTTACTTAAGTAAGAGGACAAAAGACTTGGTTAAGTTCACACTAGTAAATGGCTGTCTGGTTCAGAGCTCAGACACATAGATCTTGCAACACAATGCTTCTCATAGGCAATAAGCAGGTTTTGAGCACCTCCCATGTGCCAAACCTCAGGTTAggtactttattcttttttaaaaaatttttattaatagaaagagaaaagagttcatggtttttttttttttttttgctttcaaacttttatttaatgaatataaatttccaaagtacagaatatggattacaatggcttcc from Oryctolagus cuniculus chromosome 1, mOryCun1.1, whole genome shotgun sequence includes these protein-coding regions:
- the LOC100347640 gene encoding large ribosomal subunit protein eL15-like; its protein translation is MGAYKYIQELWRKKQSDVMRFLLRVRCWQYRQLSALHRAPRPTRPDKARRLGYKAKQGYVIYRIRVRRGGRKRPVPKGATYGKPVHHGVNQLKFARSLQSVAEERAGRHCGALRVLNSYWVGEDSTYKFFEVILIDPFHKAIRRNPDTQWITKPVHKHREIRGLTSAGRKSRGLGKGHKFHHTIGGSRRAAWRRRNTLQLHRYR